The window CTGTTTTCGAAGCGGTACTACACCGCGGCCAAGGTGCTCGCGTGGGCCGCGGGAGCGCGCGGCCCGGCGCTGACCGTGGTCACCGCGTGTGCCGCCGGCACCGGCGCGATCGCGCAGGCGGCGGATCTGATCCGCGCGGGGTACGCGGACGTCGTCGCGGCGGGCGGGGCGGACGCCTTCGCGCCGTCGACGCTCGCCGGGTTCGACGCGCTCAAGGCCACGGCCGAGGGGATGTGCGCGCCGTTCTCCCAGCCCGTCGGCCTGAACCTGGGCGAGGGCGCCGCGTTCCTCGTGCTCGAGCGGTACGATCGCGCCGTCGGGCGGGCTGCGCCGATCCTCGCCGAGCTGCTCGGCACCGGGCTCAGCAACGACGCGTACCACCCGACCGCGCCCGATCCGACGGCGCGCGGCCAGATGGCGGCGATGCAGGCGGCGCTCGCGGACGCCGGGATCACCGCCGCGCAGATCGATTACATCAACGCGCACGGCACCGGCACGCGGGCGAACGACCCGGCCGAGTCGCGCGCGATCTCCCGGCTTCTCGGCGAGCGGGCCGCCCGGGTGCCCGTGAGCTCCACGAAGTCGATGATCGGCCACTGCCTCGGCGGCGCGGGCGCGCTCGAGGCGTCGGCCACCGTGCTCGCGGCGCGGGCCGGCTTCCTGCCGCCCACGGCCGGCTTCGCCGGCAGGCGCGAGGGCTGCGATCTCGACTGCGTGCCGGACGCCGGGCGGCGCTTCGCGGGGAGGATCGCCCTGAGCAACAGCTTCGGCTTCGCGGGCAACAACGCGTGCGTCGTCCTCGACACGGCGCCGTGCGCGGACGAGGGGTTCGGCGCGGCCGCGCGGCCCGCGGGCGACGTCGCGGTGGTGACCGGCTGCTCCGCCATCACGCCTTTCGGCGTGGGGACGCGCGCCCTCGCGGGAGGCGCCTCGGCGATCGCCGATGTCGCGAGGTTCGAGGCGCCCGTGCGGCCGTTCCCGGCCGGGCTCGTGCCTCCCGTCGACGCGCGCGAGGTGGATCGCCGCCTCGACCTCAAGGGCATGGACCCGTGCTCGCGCTACGCGGCGCTCGCGGCCCGCGCGGCGCTCGACGCGGCGGCGCTCAAGCCGCGGCCCCGCGCGACCTCGGAGGTCGGGCTCGTCCTCGGCATCGCGACCGGCCCGGGACAGGGAGAGGCGGAGCACCTCGAGGCGGTGTTCCGCGGCGACTTCGTGCTCCAGCACCTCGGCGCGTTCCCCTACGTCGTGCCGAACGAGGTGGCCGGGAACGTCGCCCGCGCCCTCCTCCTGCGCGGCCACTCGACGGTGATCGCCGCCGGGCAGGGCGCCGGCCTCGCCGCGTGCGCCTCGTCCGCGATCGCCGTCGCGCTCGGGCACGTCGAGGCGATCGTCGCGGCCGCCGCGGACGAGCTGACACCGCGCAGCGTCGCCGACGGCTACAAGGTCGGGCAGCTCGGGCCCGGGACCCGCGTCGTGCCGGGAGAGGGGGCCGCCGCGTTCGTCCTCGAGAGCCGAAAGGCCGCGGCCGAGCGCGGGGCCGCGCCGCTCGCCGAGGTGCGGGGCGCGGCGCTCGTCACCGAAGGCTCTTCCCCGTGCGCCGGCGACCGCGCGGCCGCGTGCCTGCGCGCCGCCGAGGAGGCGCTGTCCCGGGCCGGGATCGCCCCCGGCGACGTGACCGCGCTCGTCGCCGGATCCGCCGCGACCGGCGCCCCGGAAGAGGAGATTCGCGCCCTCGCCGGGCTCTTCGGCGGGCGGCTCGCGGCGGGCGATCTCGCCGCGCGCATCGGGTTCGCCGAGGCCGCGCTGCCGCTCATCGAGCTCGCCGTCGCGATCGAGCTCGCCGCCCCGGACGAAATAGTCCTCGCGGCGTGGGCGTCCCCGGAGGGGTTCGGCAGCGCCGTCGTGCTCCGGCGCCTCCCAAATTTCTAGGTCCTGACCGCCTTGGATCGCTACAATACCGGCATGAAGCGAAGCGGCATGGTGATCGGGCTCGTCGCCTGGATGTGCTCGGGCTGCCAGATCGAGTTTCCGGATCTGCGCTCCGGCGGTGGGGACGGCGGATCGGACACGGATACGGACGCCGATACGGACACCGGCACGGACACCGACACCGACGCGGACACGGATGTCGACACGGATACGGATGTCGATACCGACACGGACGCCGATACCGACACGGACACCGACCCCGTGGAGGGGTGCGCGTGGCGGATGCAGCTCGCCTTCGACAACAGCGCCTCGGCCGAGACGCTGGTCGCCTTCCCGCTGCCGGTGGCGTTGGACGCGACGGCGCTCGACTACGCGCACACCGCCGACTCGGGCGAGGACGTCGTGTTCGTCGACGGCGACGGCGTGACCGTGCTCCCTCACGAGATCGAGAGCTGGGACGAGAGCGGGACGTCGTACCTGTGGGTCGGGATCCCGGCGATCGACGGCGGCTCCACGACCGACCACGTCTGGATGTACTACGGGTGCACGGCGCCTCCGGCGCCGGATCCGGCCGGCGTCTGGGA of the Pseudomonadota bacterium genome contains:
- a CDS encoding beta-ketoacyl-[acyl-carrier-protein] synthase family protein; protein product: MTRVRVAITGIGTICAIGRDTAAFTDALRRGDRGFSRIDDPRLRGLRVTHAALVRGFEPDPAAPEEIGGLDRHVHLALCALREALGGAGLSAGLGARGGVVLGTCSGGMLSIERHYEALARGEDPVDARLLFSKRYYTAAKVLAWAAGARGPALTVVTACAAGTGAIAQAADLIRAGYADVVAAGGADAFAPSTLAGFDALKATAEGMCAPFSQPVGLNLGEGAAFLVLERYDRAVGRAAPILAELLGTGLSNDAYHPTAPDPTARGQMAAMQAALADAGITAAQIDYINAHGTGTRANDPAESRAISRLLGERAARVPVSSTKSMIGHCLGGAGALEASATVLAARAGFLPPTAGFAGRREGCDLDCVPDAGRRFAGRIALSNSFGFAGNNACVVLDTAPCADEGFGAAARPAGDVAVVTGCSAITPFGVGTRALAGGASAIADVARFEAPVRPFPAGLVPPVDAREVDRRLDLKGMDPCSRYAALAARAALDAAALKPRPRATSEVGLVLGIATGPGQGEAEHLEAVFRGDFVLQHLGAFPYVVPNEVAGNVARALLLRGHSTVIAAGQGAGLAACASSAIAVALGHVEAIVAAAADELTPRSVADGYKVGQLGPGTRVVPGEGAAAFVLESRKAAAERGAAPLAEVRGAALVTEGSSPCAGDRAAACLRAAEEALSRAGIAPGDVTALVAGSAATGAPEEEIRALAGLFGGRLAAGDLAARIGFAEAALPLIELAVAIELAAPDEIVLAAWASPEGFGSAVVLRRLPNF